One Candidatus Limnocylindrales bacterium DNA window includes the following coding sequences:
- a CDS encoding enoyl-CoA hydratase-related protein, whose protein sequence is MHDITRSHFETIRFERNGDVLVATIDRKDSDLNAVNDVLHEDLTRLFRELRQETIARAVLLTGRGKAFSAGGDFAWFPQLQEPGRMDALRRDAKQLIWDLLDVEIPIVAAVNGHAMGLGASIALLCDVIFMADTATIGDPHVRVGIVAGDGGTAIWPLAVGPALAKQYLLTGDPVSAEDAQRMGLVNRVLPAAELLDGAMAFARRLAAGAPLAVRYTKIAVNKLIKDALNISFDTSTALEIVTFQSEDHAEALAALREKRKPVFHGR, encoded by the coding sequence TTGCACGACATCACCAGGTCCCACTTCGAGACGATTCGCTTCGAGCGCAACGGCGACGTGCTGGTCGCGACCATCGACCGCAAGGACAGCGACCTCAATGCCGTCAATGACGTTCTTCACGAAGACCTGACCAGGCTCTTCCGCGAGCTCCGGCAGGAAACGATCGCGCGCGCCGTGCTGCTGACCGGACGCGGAAAGGCATTCAGCGCCGGCGGCGACTTCGCATGGTTTCCGCAGTTGCAGGAGCCCGGGCGCATGGATGCGCTGCGGCGCGATGCAAAGCAGCTCATCTGGGACCTGCTCGACGTGGAGATCCCGATCGTTGCGGCGGTCAACGGCCACGCGATGGGGCTCGGCGCGTCGATCGCACTGCTTTGCGACGTGATCTTCATGGCCGACACGGCGACCATCGGCGATCCGCACGTGCGCGTCGGCATCGTGGCCGGCGACGGCGGCACGGCGATCTGGCCGCTCGCGGTCGGACCGGCGCTCGCCAAGCAGTATCTGCTCACGGGTGATCCGGTCAGCGCCGAGGACGCGCAGCGCATGGGCCTCGTCAACCGCGTGCTTCCTGCGGCGGAGCTGCTCGACGGAGCGATGGCGTTTGCCCGAAGGCTTGCAGCCGGCGCGCCGCTCGCCGTCCGTTACACCAAGATCGCAGTGAACAAGCTCATCAAGGACGCGCTAAACATCTCATTTGACACGTCGACCGCACTCGAGATCGTCACGTTCCAGAGCGAGGATCACGCCGAAGCGCTCGCCGCGCTTCGCGAGAAGCGAAAGCCCGTCTTCCACGGCCGCTAG
- a CDS encoding cytochrome P450 yields MSESEFDLSTIDIFGADHYVANGYPHREWKYLRRHSPVHWYDVRSDVDPFWVITKHRDVIELSKQPEIFKIEPRLAMFPRREDPPTRPRSLLNMDPPDHGEYRRVSAKQFTPRTVTGLAPHVDELTCETLDAAAAKGSGDFVADISAPITIGVIADMLGVPPADRPLLFRWTNEVIAPEDPEFQTGRPGETFEKARVELFTYFKTMSDERRKTPTSDIVSTVANGTVQGDPLPDFELLSYYFLLVAAGNETTRNAMTGGMIAFLENPHEWEKLRKNPELLDSAVEEIVRWTTPVIQFARTPTQDYVLRGKTIRAGQPCCLVYPSANRDEEVFPDGDVFRIDRHPNDHVGFGRGEHVCLGAHLARLELRTAFRHLAERLEHAELTGPVDRARSSFVGGIKRAPMKWSIRERAA; encoded by the coding sequence ATGTCCGAATCCGAGTTCGACCTGTCCACGATCGATATCTTCGGCGCCGACCACTACGTGGCCAACGGCTATCCGCACCGCGAGTGGAAGTACCTGCGCAGGCATTCTCCCGTGCACTGGTACGACGTGCGTTCCGACGTCGATCCGTTCTGGGTCATCACGAAGCATCGCGACGTGATCGAGCTTTCGAAGCAGCCCGAGATTTTCAAGATCGAGCCGCGCCTTGCGATGTTTCCGCGCCGCGAGGATCCGCCCACGAGGCCGCGCTCGCTGCTCAACATGGATCCGCCCGACCACGGCGAGTACCGGCGCGTGTCGGCCAAGCAGTTCACGCCGCGTACCGTGACGGGGCTCGCGCCGCACGTCGACGAGCTTACCTGCGAGACTCTCGACGCCGCCGCCGCGAAGGGGTCTGGCGATTTCGTTGCTGACATCTCCGCGCCGATCACGATCGGCGTGATCGCCGACATGCTCGGAGTTCCGCCGGCCGACCGGCCGCTGCTGTTTCGTTGGACCAACGAGGTGATCGCGCCCGAGGATCCGGAGTTCCAGACGGGCCGTCCGGGCGAGACGTTCGAGAAGGCACGCGTCGAGCTGTTCACGTACTTCAAGACGATGTCGGACGAGCGCCGGAAAACTCCCACCAGCGACATCGTCAGCACGGTCGCCAACGGCACCGTGCAGGGTGACCCGCTGCCCGACTTCGAGCTGCTGTCGTACTACTTCCTTCTGGTCGCCGCCGGCAACGAAACCACGCGCAACGCGATGACCGGAGGCATGATCGCGTTTCTCGAGAACCCGCATGAATGGGAGAAGCTGCGCAAGAACCCCGAGCTTCTCGACTCGGCCGTCGAGGAAATCGTGCGCTGGACGACGCCGGTCATCCAGTTCGCGCGCACTCCGACCCAGGACTACGTGCTGCGCGGCAAGACGATTCGCGCGGGCCAGCCGTGCTGCCTCGTGTATCCGTCCGCCAATCGCGACGAGGAAGTGTTTCCCGACGGCGACGTGTTCCGCATCGACCGCCATCCGAACGACCATGTCGGCTTCGGCCGCGGCGAGCACGTCTGCCTCGGCGCGCACCTCGCGCGCCTCGAGTTGCGTACCGCCTTCCGGCATCTGGCCGAGCGGCTCGAGCATGCCGAGCTGACGGGACCGGTCGATCGCGCACGCTCGTCGTTCGTCGGCGGCATCAAGCGCGCGCCGATGAAGTGGTCGATCCGCGAGCGGGCGGCCTGA
- a CDS encoding adenylate/guanylate cyclase domain-containing protein yields the protein MSVVVAAAILLLVAVGVAWARERRLRRRLRGALDTATRELERLQAAFSRFAPSAVVDRIAAGDKAPDAARKDVTILFADLVGSSALAERTDPAVLVDVLNDYFARASRVLVAHHGHVSKFIGDGLLALFGAHEGNPWQANDAADAALAMRAELASLNRELASRGFTPLAVGIGIHRGPVIAGVIGNDYLTEFTVIGSAVNLAARVEHLTRQHGVDILVTAEMRDCLDPRFVLREMPATEVRGFREPVVTYALEG from the coding sequence GTGAGCGTCGTCGTCGCTGCGGCGATACTCCTTTTGGTTGCTGTCGGCGTCGCGTGGGCGCGCGAACGGCGCCTTCGCAGGCGACTGCGCGGCGCGCTCGACACGGCGACACGCGAGCTCGAGCGGCTGCAGGCTGCATTCTCTCGCTTCGCGCCGAGTGCCGTCGTCGATCGCATCGCCGCCGGAGACAAAGCACCGGACGCCGCGCGCAAGGACGTGACGATTCTGTTCGCCGACCTGGTCGGCTCGAGCGCACTGGCCGAACGAACCGACCCCGCGGTCCTCGTCGACGTGCTCAACGATTATTTCGCACGCGCGAGCCGGGTACTCGTGGCCCATCACGGCCACGTCTCCAAGTTCATCGGTGACGGTCTGCTCGCGCTGTTCGGCGCACACGAAGGCAACCCGTGGCAGGCCAACGACGCCGCCGATGCTGCGCTTGCGATGCGCGCCGAGCTGGCGAGCCTGAATCGCGAACTGGCTTCCCGCGGCTTTACTCCGCTTGCCGTCGGGATCGGGATTCATCGCGGCCCGGTCATCGCGGGAGTGATCGGCAACGATTATCTGACGGAGTTCACCGTGATCGGCTCGGCCGTCAATCTTGCGGCGAGGGTCGAGCACCTGACAAGGCAGCACGGCGTCGACATTCTCGTGACTGCGGAGATGCGCGACTGCCTCGATCCGCGCTTCGTCCTGCGCGAGATGCCGGCGACCGAGGTGCGGGGATTTCGCGAGCCGGTGGTCACGTATGCGCTCGAAGGCTGA
- a CDS encoding DUF4440 domain-containing protein has protein sequence MLRTWCLSAAALALLVVGAVSAESDPEKVALSMPAPALVNGPAASAADAAKVRFAIEKANAQWLAAFQQNDATALARIYADDATLFPPSNVGLEGRDSIVEYFQAQRKAGMGDATLKTLDVVCVGDVAYEVGTYGFRFGSSAAADAGRYFAIWKGLPDGSWHYQVGIWSSNRDVAVEATDRR, from the coding sequence ATGCTCAGAACCTGGTGTCTCAGCGCGGCAGCGTTGGCACTGCTCGTCGTCGGAGCAGTCAGCGCCGAGTCCGACCCCGAAAAGGTCGCGCTGTCGATGCCTGCGCCCGCACTGGTCAACGGCCCGGCGGCCTCGGCCGCGGACGCCGCCAAGGTCCGGTTCGCCATCGAGAAGGCCAACGCCCAGTGGCTGGCCGCCTTCCAGCAGAATGACGCGACCGCACTTGCCCGGATCTACGCCGACGACGCCACGCTGTTTCCGCCTTCCAACGTCGGCCTCGAAGGCCGCGACAGCATCGTCGAGTACTTCCAGGCGCAGCGGAAGGCGGGCATGGGCGATGCGACCCTGAAAACACTCGACGTCGTCTGCGTGGGCGACGTCGCCTACGAAGTCGGAACCTACGGCTTCCGCTTCGGGTCGAGTGCCGCAGCCGATGCAGGTCGCTACTTCGCGATCTGGAAAGGGCTTCCGGACGGAAGCTGGCACTACCAGGTCGGCATCTGGAGCAGCAACCGCGACGTTGCCGTCGAGGCGACCGACCGCCGCTGA
- a CDS encoding SDR family oxidoreductase, whose translation MSTRSLDGRVAIVTGAAQGIGRATVLKLASSGAAVLANDLDAERLAGLKSDVEQAGGRCEVFPGDVTATDFGDRAVASCLECFGELHIVVNNAGYIWNSRIASHTDEQWYAMIDVHATAPFRLLRAAGRHFREMSMSGQSVQARKVVNVSSISGLFGEATQFSYSAAKSALVGMTRSLAKDWGRYNVTVNCVAFGFIETRLTQTFEKDIPQIAIGERSVKVGVGAAQAEVMKAITPLGRSGTVEEAAGAIYLFCLPESDFISGETVVASGGLRM comes from the coding sequence GTGAGTACCCGAAGTCTCGACGGCCGCGTCGCGATCGTTACCGGCGCTGCGCAGGGCATCGGCCGAGCCACCGTGCTCAAGCTGGCATCCAGCGGAGCGGCGGTTCTGGCCAACGATCTGGACGCCGAGCGACTTGCCGGGCTGAAGTCCGACGTCGAGCAGGCCGGAGGACGCTGCGAAGTATTTCCGGGAGACGTGACAGCGACCGACTTCGGCGATCGCGCCGTCGCAAGCTGCCTCGAGTGTTTCGGCGAGCTGCACATCGTCGTCAACAATGCCGGGTACATCTGGAACTCGCGCATCGCGAGTCACACCGACGAGCAGTGGTACGCGATGATCGACGTGCACGCGACGGCGCCGTTCCGGCTGCTGCGTGCCGCCGGCCGTCACTTTCGCGAGATGTCCATGAGCGGGCAGTCCGTCCAGGCGCGCAAGGTGGTGAACGTATCGTCGATCTCCGGTCTGTTCGGTGAGGCGACGCAGTTCAGCTATTCGGCGGCCAAGTCGGCGCTGGTCGGAATGACAAGATCGCTCGCGAAGGACTGGGGGCGTTACAACGTGACGGTCAACTGCGTCGCGTTCGGATTCATCGAGACGCGCCTCACGCAGACGTTCGAGAAGGACATCCCGCAGATCGCGATCGGCGAGCGCAGCGTTAAGGTGGGAGTAGGCGCCGCGCAGGCGGAAGTGATGAAAGCGATTACGCCTCTCGGGCGCTCCGGGACCGTCGAGGAAGCCGCCGGGGCGATCTATCTGTTCTGTCTGCCGGAATCGGATTTCATCAGCGGAGAGACGGTCGTTGCGTCGGGCGGACTACGTATGTGA
- the ychF gene encoding redox-regulated ATPase YchF: protein MALSIGIVGLPNVGKSTLFNALTKAQNAEAANYPFCTIEPNKAVVPVPDSRLAELARIVDPERVLAATVEFVDIAGLVRGASTGEGLGNQFLAHIRETSAIVHVVRCFDDPDVVHVDGVIDPVRDVEVIETELALADIQAVENRIERLTRKAKGDKEAAAQLECAKRLLEHISGGKPAVAFAERETPVGAEVFTEVHLITAKPIIYCANVDEDSLAEDNAHVTALRAWAAPRKAHVIKISAKVEAELVGMDDAERAEFLASYGVSESGIEQVIREGYSILGLVSYFTAGPKEVRAWTIEKGWKAPKAASVIHTDFEKGFIRAEVIAFRDYVANKGEAGCRSAGVFRVEGKDYVVADGDVMHFRFNV, encoded by the coding sequence GTGGCCCTCAGTATTGGAATCGTCGGTCTGCCCAACGTCGGAAAATCCACGCTGTTCAACGCGCTGACCAAGGCGCAGAACGCGGAGGCGGCGAATTATCCGTTCTGTACCATCGAGCCGAACAAGGCCGTGGTACCCGTCCCCGACTCCCGGCTTGCCGAGCTCGCCCGGATCGTCGATCCGGAGCGCGTGCTGGCGGCGACCGTCGAGTTCGTCGACATCGCCGGGCTGGTGCGTGGCGCGAGCACCGGCGAAGGGCTCGGCAACCAGTTCCTCGCGCACATCCGCGAGACCTCGGCCATCGTTCACGTGGTGCGCTGCTTCGACGACCCCGACGTCGTGCACGTCGACGGCGTCATCGATCCGGTCCGCGACGTCGAGGTGATCGAGACCGAGCTCGCGCTTGCCGATATCCAGGCCGTCGAGAACCGCATCGAGCGCCTTACGCGCAAGGCCAAAGGCGACAAGGAAGCCGCCGCGCAGCTCGAGTGCGCGAAGCGCCTCCTCGAGCACATCAGCGGCGGCAAGCCGGCCGTCGCATTTGCCGAGCGCGAAACGCCGGTCGGCGCCGAGGTTTTCACCGAGGTCCACCTGATCACTGCCAAGCCGATCATCTACTGCGCCAACGTCGACGAGGATTCGCTCGCCGAGGACAACGCCCACGTGACGGCGCTTCGAGCCTGGGCCGCGCCGCGCAAGGCACACGTGATCAAGATTTCCGCCAAGGTCGAAGCCGAGCTCGTCGGCATGGACGACGCCGAGCGCGCCGAGTTCCTCGCGTCGTACGGCGTCAGCGAAAGCGGAATCGAGCAGGTGATCCGCGAAGGCTACTCGATCCTCGGGCTCGTCAGTTACTTCACGGCCGGGCCGAAGGAAGTCCGCGCGTGGACGATCGAGAAAGGATGGAAGGCGCCGAAAGCGGCGTCGGTCATTCACACCGACTTCGAGAAAGGGTTCATCCGCGCGGAAGTGATCGCGTTTCGCGACTATGTTGCGAACAAGGGCGAAGCGGGTTGCCGGTCAGCGGGGGTGTTTCGCGTCGAAGGCAAGGACTACGTGGTTGCGGATGGGGACGTGATGCATTTCCGGTTCAACGTCTGA
- the pfp gene encoding diphosphate--fructose-6-phosphate 1-phosphotransferase, translated as MSGKLAILVGGGPAPGINCVIGAATIRARLSGVEVLGIRDGFEHIMAGDTSMVVPLEIEEVSRIHFRGGSILGIARANPTKDPALLETTVRSLLSLGVDKLLTIGGDDTAFSALRIEAAAAGRLRVAHVPKTIDNDLDLPPDIDTFGFQTARAVGAELVKNLMVDAYTTHRWYFVIAMGRKAGHLALGIGKAAGATLTLVPEEFGAGTFPLSMLVDTLAGAIIKRSAAGRQHGVAVIAEGVVLSVRPQDLADLDDVERDEHGHVRIAEVDIGDLLKVAVRERLTKLGVKTTIVSKDIGYELRCADPVPYDMEYTRDLGYCGAKFLLDGGNAAMVSMQGGNFVAVPFESMLDAKTGRARVRLVNISSTRYAIARRYMIRLRADDFSDEASVASLAAVASLSPAEFRQQFGYLVDSEPEGLRVVNS; from the coding sequence ATGAGCGGCAAACTGGCAATACTGGTCGGCGGCGGGCCCGCACCGGGCATCAACTGCGTGATCGGCGCGGCGACGATCCGCGCACGCCTCTCCGGGGTCGAGGTTCTCGGCATCCGCGATGGTTTCGAGCACATCATGGCGGGCGATACGTCGATGGTGGTGCCGCTCGAGATCGAGGAAGTCAGCCGCATTCATTTTCGCGGCGGCTCGATCCTCGGCATCGCCAGGGCCAATCCCACCAAGGACCCGGCGCTGCTCGAGACCACGGTCCGTTCTCTTCTCAGCCTCGGCGTCGACAAGCTGCTGACGATCGGCGGCGACGACACCGCGTTCTCGGCGCTGCGCATCGAAGCGGCCGCGGCCGGCCGCCTGCGCGTCGCGCACGTGCCGAAGACCATCGACAACGATCTCGACCTTCCGCCCGACATCGACACGTTCGGATTCCAGACCGCGCGCGCCGTCGGCGCCGAGCTCGTCAAGAACCTGATGGTCGACGCGTACACGACGCATCGCTGGTACTTCGTGATCGCCATGGGGCGCAAGGCCGGCCACCTCGCGCTCGGCATCGGCAAGGCCGCCGGCGCGACGCTGACGCTGGTCCCCGAAGAATTCGGCGCCGGTACGTTCCCGCTGTCGATGCTCGTCGACACGCTCGCCGGTGCGATCATCAAGCGAAGCGCGGCCGGGCGCCAGCACGGCGTTGCGGTGATCGCCGAAGGCGTCGTGCTCAGCGTACGGCCTCAGGATCTGGCCGATCTCGACGATGTCGAGCGCGACGAGCACGGGCACGTGCGCATCGCGGAAGTCGACATCGGCGATCTGCTGAAGGTCGCGGTGCGCGAGCGGCTGACGAAGCTCGGCGTCAAGACGACGATCGTCTCGAAGGACATCGGCTACGAGCTGCGCTGCGCGGATCCGGTGCCGTACGACATGGAATACACGCGCGACCTCGGCTACTGCGGCGCCAAATTTCTGCTCGACGGCGGCAACGCGGCGATGGTCTCGATGCAGGGAGGCAACTTCGTTGCGGTGCCGTTCGAGTCGATGCTCGATGCGAAGACAGGGCGCGCGAGGGTGCGCCTTGTGAACATTTCTTCCACGCGATACGCGATCGCGCGGCGATACATGATCCGGCTGCGCGCAGACGATTTCAGCGACGAAGCCAGCGTCGCGTCGCTGGCCGCAGTCGCCAGCCTGAGCCCGGCCGAGTTCCGGCAGCAGTTCGGCTATCTCGTCGACTCCGAGCCCGAAGGGCTGCGCGTGGTGAACAGTTGA
- a CDS encoding VOC family protein yields MFNRISHIGIVVASIEQALLVWRDRLGFRQCAEAHFKEEGIRSVFLSLSGNLGEMSIELMEPVDQSDMTNPVARRLARSGEGFYHLALVTDDVAASGQALRETGLAILERPPVGNAEQARWLINPKAASGVMVEGIEEWKEKGL; encoded by the coding sequence ATGTTCAACCGTATCAGTCACATCGGAATCGTCGTGGCGAGTATCGAGCAGGCGCTGCTTGTCTGGCGTGACAGGCTCGGCTTCCGGCAGTGCGCCGAGGCGCACTTCAAGGAGGAGGGGATCCGCAGCGTCTTCCTCTCGTTGTCCGGCAATCTCGGCGAAATGAGCATCGAGCTCATGGAGCCCGTCGACCAGTCCGACATGACCAATCCCGTGGCGCGTCGTCTCGCCAGAAGCGGCGAGGGCTTCTATCACCTCGCGCTGGTCACGGACGACGTTGCCGCAAGCGGGCAGGCGCTGCGCGAGACCGGTCTTGCGATTCTCGAGCGGCCGCCGGTGGGCAATGCGGAGCAAGCGCGTTGGCTGATCAATCCCAAGGCGGCAAGCGGCGTGATGGTCGAGGGCATCGAGGAATGGAAGGAGAAAGGCTTGTGA
- a CDS encoding MarR family transcriptional regulator, translating to MPAKAKRLLESPADKLAREAFINLFLASGRLTAEVEQLCREEQITMSHFTVLWFLSQREEPEGVPMGTVIDGHLNRASDATRLADRLTSLGYIERLASPADRRVVLVRVTDAGRDVFLRLTRRIRALHREQWKALSAKELRELRRLLVKVMWGEDASRDKMHPLAAGER from the coding sequence ATGCCGGCTAAGGCGAAACGCCTGCTCGAATCGCCTGCCGACAAGCTCGCGCGCGAGGCGTTCATCAATCTGTTCCTCGCGTCGGGCCGGCTGACTGCCGAAGTCGAGCAGCTGTGCCGTGAAGAGCAGATCACGATGTCGCATTTCACCGTGCTGTGGTTCCTTTCGCAGCGCGAGGAGCCGGAAGGTGTACCGATGGGAACGGTGATCGACGGCCATCTGAACCGCGCTTCGGATGCCACGCGCCTGGCCGATCGATTGACGTCTCTCGGCTATATCGAGCGCCTTGCGTCGCCTGCCGACCGCCGCGTCGTCCTGGTGCGAGTGACCGACGCCGGCCGCGACGTCTTCCTGCGGCTCACGCGCCGGATCCGCGCGCTCCACCGCGAGCAGTGGAAGGCGCTCAGCGCTAAAGAGCTGCGCGAGCTTCGACGCCTTCTCGTCAAGGTGATGTGGGGCGAGGACGCTTCGCGCGACAAGATGCATCCGCTTGCGGCCGGCGAGCGATAG
- a CDS encoding acyl-CoA dehydrogenase family protein has protein sequence MTSAPVPSSPLDAARSLYTTLSDASPRIEAERRLPPDIVAALKASRLFRLCVPERYAGLEASPATLVECVAELARADGSAGWCVAIGATSGLLGGYLPDADAKEVYASDPDSVAGGVFAPKGKAVAEGESYRVRGRWAFASGIQHCSWLMGGCVVFEDGKPLTLPGGLPDSRLVVYPAAEAVVHDTWSVSGLCGTGSHDMEVSDVLVPRTRSVSLMSDRPRIESALYKFPVFGCLAIGIAAVSLGLARRAIDELVELAGGKTPAASRRTLAERGYVQMQIAEAEAAQRSARAFLLDTIGEIYEHASRGNDIELRQRALLRLAATHTVTLSKRAVDAMYDAGGGSSIYRSSPLQRCFRDVHTASQHMIISSSTLELAGRVFAGLETDAWQL, from the coding sequence ATGACAAGCGCCCCGGTCCCTTCGTCGCCGCTCGATGCGGCGCGCTCGCTCTACACGACTTTGTCGGACGCATCTCCGCGCATCGAAGCCGAGCGGCGACTTCCGCCCGACATCGTCGCTGCGCTCAAGGCGTCGCGGCTGTTCCGGCTGTGCGTGCCCGAGCGTTACGCCGGGCTCGAAGCATCGCCGGCCACGCTGGTCGAGTGCGTTGCCGAGCTCGCGCGCGCCGACGGATCGGCCGGATGGTGCGTTGCCATCGGCGCGACCAGCGGGCTGCTCGGCGGCTACCTTCCCGATGCCGATGCGAAAGAAGTCTATGCGAGCGATCCCGACAGCGTCGCCGGCGGCGTGTTCGCGCCGAAAGGAAAAGCCGTCGCGGAAGGCGAATCGTACCGCGTGCGCGGCCGCTGGGCGTTTGCGAGCGGGATCCAGCACTGTTCGTGGCTGATGGGCGGCTGCGTCGTGTTCGAAGACGGCAAGCCGCTGACGCTGCCCGGCGGTCTTCCCGATTCGCGCCTCGTCGTCTATCCGGCGGCCGAAGCCGTCGTGCACGACACCTGGTCGGTCTCCGGTCTCTGCGGGACCGGAAGTCACGACATGGAAGTGAGCGACGTGCTCGTGCCGCGGACGCGCTCGGTTTCGCTGATGTCCGACCGTCCGCGGATCGAATCGGCACTGTACAAGTTCCCGGTATTCGGCTGCCTGGCGATCGGCATTGCGGCGGTTTCGCTCGGGCTCGCGCGCCGCGCGATCGACGAGCTCGTCGAGCTTGCCGGCGGCAAGACTCCTGCCGCGAGCCGAAGGACCCTCGCCGAGCGCGGCTACGTGCAGATGCAGATCGCCGAGGCCGAGGCTGCGCAGCGAAGCGCACGCGCGTTCCTGCTGGATACGATCGGTGAGATTTACGAGCACGCCTCGCGCGGCAACGACATCGAGCTCCGGCAGCGCGCGCTCCTGCGGCTGGCGGCGACGCATACCGTGACGCTCTCCAAGCGCGCGGTCGACGCGATGTACGACGCCGGCGGCGGCTCGTCGATCTACCGCTCGTCGCCGCTGCAGCGCTGCTTCCGCGACGTGCACACCGCATCGCAGCACATGATCATCTCGTCGTCGACCCTCGAGCTTGCCGGCCGCGTTTTCGCCGGCCTCGAAACCGACGCGTGGCAGCTGTGA